In the Equus quagga isolate Etosha38 unplaced genomic scaffold, UCLA_HA_Equagga_1.0 HiC_scaffold_122_RagTag, whole genome shotgun sequence genome, one interval contains:
- the LOC124231926 gene encoding uncharacterized protein LOC124231926 isoform X1, which yields MCGNNMSAPLPAIIPAARKATAAVSGGSRGSEGTLGPLLTTAPRAGLASRTAWRPVIFLHGLGDTGSSTKDELQKLWRSYSTVSSWKGKVGQLLNTRVQPNPPPQSARDRLHCIPKGKWGTCRKNTSAACAHGGPGGKEPKPPTKSQTGTGASCQQPWERAACRAAPPAPGKPSDDCSPYKILTAATTNWVMSLLHTLTHRNWGIINAYLL from the exons ATGTGCGGTAATAACATGTCTGCCCCGCTTCCCGCCATCATCCCCGCCGCCCGGAAGGCCACTGCTGCGGTGAGTGGCGGCAGCCGGGGCTCGGAGGGGACCCTCGGCCCGCTGCTCACCACTGCCCCTCGCGCGGGGTTGGCGTCGCGGACCGCCTGGCGGCCG gTGATTTTCCTTCATGGATTGGGAGATACAGG GAGCTCAACAAAGGACGAACTCCAGAAGTTGTGGAGATCCTACAGCACAGTCTCCTCCTGGAAGGGCAAGGTAGGACAG CTCCTGAACACTCGGGTCCAGCCAAACCCACCTCCTCAAAGTGCCAGGGACAGGCTGCATTGCATTCCTAAGG GGAAGTGGGGGACCTGTCGCAAGAACACTTCTGCAGCCTGTGCACATGGAGGCCCAGGGGGCAAGGAACCGAAGCCTCCTACCAAGAGCCAAACAGGAACTggggcctcctgccaacagccatgggAGCGAGCTGCCTGCAgagcagctcctccagccccaggcaagccttcagatgattgcAGCCCCTACAAAATCCTGACTGCAGCCACAACCAACTGGGTAATGAGCCTACTCCAcaccctgacccacagaaactgggggataataaatgcttatttgctttaa
- the LOC124231926 gene encoding uncharacterized protein LOC124231926 isoform X2, whose protein sequence is MCGNNMSAPLPAIIPAARKATAAVIFLHGLGDTGSSTKDELQKLWRSYSTVSSWKGKVGQLLNTRVQPNPPPQSARDRLHCIPKGKWGTCRKNTSAACAHGGPGGKEPKPPTKSQTGTGASCQQPWERAACRAAPPAPGKPSDDCSPYKILTAATTNWVMSLLHTLTHRNWGIINAYLL, encoded by the exons ATGTGCGGTAATAACATGTCTGCCCCGCTTCCCGCCATCATCCCCGCCGCCCGGAAGGCCACTGCTGCG gTGATTTTCCTTCATGGATTGGGAGATACAGG GAGCTCAACAAAGGACGAACTCCAGAAGTTGTGGAGATCCTACAGCACAGTCTCCTCCTGGAAGGGCAAGGTAGGACAG CTCCTGAACACTCGGGTCCAGCCAAACCCACCTCCTCAAAGTGCCAGGGACAGGCTGCATTGCATTCCTAAGG GGAAGTGGGGGACCTGTCGCAAGAACACTTCTGCAGCCTGTGCACATGGAGGCCCAGGGGGCAAGGAACCGAAGCCTCCTACCAAGAGCCAAACAGGAACTggggcctcctgccaacagccatgggAGCGAGCTGCCTGCAgagcagctcctccagccccaggcaagccttcagatgattgcAGCCCCTACAAAATCCTGACTGCAGCCACAACCAACTGGGTAATGAGCCTACTCCAcaccctgacccacagaaactgggggataataaatgcttatttgctttaa
- the LOC124231926 gene encoding uncharacterized protein LOC124231926 isoform X3, with translation MCGNNMSAPLPAIIPAARKATAAVSGGSRGSEGTLGPLLTTAPRAGLASRTAWRPVIFLHGLGDTGSSTKDELQKLWRSYSTVSSWKGKVGQLLNTRVQPNPPPQSARDRLHCIPKGGA, from the exons ATGTGCGGTAATAACATGTCTGCCCCGCTTCCCGCCATCATCCCCGCCGCCCGGAAGGCCACTGCTGCGGTGAGTGGCGGCAGCCGGGGCTCGGAGGGGACCCTCGGCCCGCTGCTCACCACTGCCCCTCGCGCGGGGTTGGCGTCGCGGACCGCCTGGCGGCCG gTGATTTTCCTTCATGGATTGGGAGATACAGG GAGCTCAACAAAGGACGAACTCCAGAAGTTGTGGAGATCCTACAGCACAGTCTCCTCCTGGAAGGGCAAGGTAGGACAG CTCCTGAACACTCGGGTCCAGCCAAACCCACCTCCTCAAAGTGCCAGGGACAGGCTGCATTGCATTCCTAAGG GTGGAGCCTAA
- the LOC124231926 gene encoding uncharacterized protein LOC124231926 isoform X4 has product MCGNNMSAPLPAIIPAARKATAAVSGGSRGSEGTLGPLLTTAPRAGLASRTAWRPVIFLHGLGDTGSSTKDELQKLWRSYSTVSSWKGKVGQEKACGDSE; this is encoded by the exons ATGTGCGGTAATAACATGTCTGCCCCGCTTCCCGCCATCATCCCCGCCGCCCGGAAGGCCACTGCTGCGGTGAGTGGCGGCAGCCGGGGCTCGGAGGGGACCCTCGGCCCGCTGCTCACCACTGCCCCTCGCGCGGGGTTGGCGTCGCGGACCGCCTGGCGGCCG gTGATTTTCCTTCATGGATTGGGAGATACAGG GAGCTCAACAAAGGACGAACTCCAGAAGTTGTGGAGATCCTACAGCACAGTCTCCTCCTGGAAGGGCAAGGTAGGACAG GAAAAGGCCTGTGGCGATTCAGAATGA